A genomic window from Apus apus isolate bApuApu2 chromosome 26, bApuApu2.pri.cur, whole genome shotgun sequence includes:
- the TCIM gene encoding transcriptional and immune response regulator: protein MKAKGHHTTPAMSTSLRVSPSVHGYRFDTALRKKAVPNIFESINEESLQKLFKNSGDKKAEERAKIILATDQDLEEKTRALMALKQRRKDKLLQFLTFRKYSITVH from the coding sequence ATGAAAGCAAAGGGACACCACACAACTCCAGCCATGTCCACGTCCCTGCGGGTGAGCCCCTCGGTCCACGGCTACCGCTTCGACACGGCCCTGCGCAAGAAAGCCGTGCCCAACATCTTCGAAAGCATCAACGAAGAGTCCCTGCAGAAACTCTTCAAAAACTCCGGGGacaaaaaggcagaggaaagagcCAAAATAATCCTCGCCACCGACCAGGACTTGGAGGAGAAAACGAGAGCACTGATGGCGCTAAAGCAGAGGCGAAAGGACAAGCTGCTCCAGTTCCTGACATTTCGGAAATACTCCATTACAGTTCACTGA